The Conger conger chromosome 15, fConCon1.1, whole genome shotgun sequence genome contains a region encoding:
- the LOC133111314 gene encoding epithelial splicing regulatory protein 2 isoform X1: MASHSDTLVVFFGATAGANGGKLGSDEREIILLVWQIVDLHEKKVGKLHRCLVKPDSLELTDQCKEETGLTWEELCKAEPLDGALQQFQQSVSSELKALGRSSYTLCVDGPLIVRQAFHPEASKKNLLLPDCFYSFVDLKKEFQKCCPNDGPAKDLTLSSMLEYVGIPALVEQVVGVQEVRSMVLLILCLLSEPYNHKFTCYETVKYKFESGACSKTEAVDSETVIRARGLPWQSSDQDIARFFKGINIAKGGVALCLNAQGRRNGEALVRFVSPEHRDLALERHKHHMGSRYIEVYKATGEEFLKIAGGTSNEVAQFLSKENQVIIRMRGLPFTATPENVLGFLGPESPVTDGSEGLLFVKYPDGRPTGDAFVLFACEEYAQNALKKHKHILGKRYIELFRSTAAEVQQVLNRYMSTPLISTLPPPPIVSMPVLATPPFLTSSSCRDCVRLRGLPYTAAIEDILEFMGEHAIDIKPHGVHMVLNQQGRPSGDAFIQMKSSDRAFMLAQKCHKKMMKDRYVEVFQCSAEEMSFVLMGGTLNRSGLSPPPCKLPCLSPPAYAAYPASAALLPAEAALYQPPLLATPRAPQPPTHSAAPALAFYPPQSHAQLYMNMNMNYTAYYPSPPVSPSTVSYFAAPPGAMTAAVAAPPAPPMLPQHGALVRMQGLPYNTGVKDILSFFQGYQVLPDAVLLLYNFSGQCSGEALVTFPSEEAARRAVAERSNHPLSGHPIHLACCS, from the exons ATGGCTTCGCACAGTGATACTCTGGTGGTGTTCTTTGGGGCAACAGCTGGTGCAAATGGGGGTAAACTGGGTTCGGATGAGAGGGAAATAATTCTCTTGGTGTGGCAAATTGTGGATCTACATGAAAAAAAG GTGGGGAAACTTCATAGGTGTCTTGTAAAGCCAGACAGTTTGGAATTGACAGACCAATGTAAGGAGGAGACGGGACTGACTTGGGAGGAACTCTGCAAGGCCGAACCTCTGGACGGCGCCTTGCAACAG ttCCAGCAGTCTGTCTCCAGTGAGCTCAAGGCCCTGGGGAGAAGCTCCTACACGCTCTGTGTGGACGGGCCTCTGATCGTTAGGCAGGCATTTCACCCCGAAGCCTCCAAAAAG aacctgcttcttccagactgtttttattcttttgtgGACCTGAAGAAAGAGTTTCAGAAATGCTGTCCGAACGACGGCCCAGCGAAGGACCTGACCCTGTCCTCCATGTTGGAGT ACGTGGGTATCCCTGCGCTGGTGGAGCAGGTGGTGGGGGTGCAGGAGGTGAGGAGCATGGTTCTGCTGATTCTGTGCCTCCTGTCTGAACCCTACA ATCACAAATTCACCTGCTATGAAACGGTGAAGTACAAATTTGAATCGGGAGCATG CAGTAAGACCGAGGCGGTGGACAGCGAGACGGTCATCCGAGCCAGAGGACTTCCATGGCAGTCATCTGACCAAGACATAGCCCGCTTCTTCAAGGGCATCAACATTGCCAA GGGTGGTGTGGCCCTGTGCCTGAATGCTCAGGGCAGGAGGAACGGAGAGGCTCTGGTGCGCTTCGTTAGCCCTGAGCACAGAGACCTGGCTCTGGAGCGCCACAAACACCACATGGGGAGCCGCTACATCGAA GTCTACAAGGCGACTGGAGAAGAATTCTTGAAGATAGCAGGag GCACTTCCAATGAAGTGGCCCAGTTCCTGTCCAAGGAGAACCAGGTGATCATCCGCATGCGCGGGCTGCCCTTCACGGCCACCCCCGAGAACGTGCTGGGCTTCCTGGGGCCGGAGAGCCCTGTGACCGACGGCAGCGAGGGGCTGCTCTTCGTCAAGTACCCCGACGGGCGCCCCACCGGAGACGCCTTCGTGCTCTTCGCCTGCGAGGAGTACGCCCAGAACGCCCTGAAGAAGCACAAGCACATCCTGGGCAAGAGATATATCGAGCTGTTCCGCAGCACTGCTGCAGAGGTCCAGCAG GTTCTGAACCGCTACATGTCCACCCCTCTGATCTCCAcgctgcccccgccccccatagTGTCCATGCCCGTGCTGGCCACCCCACCCTTCCTCACCTCCAGCAGCTGCCGGGACTGCGTGAGGCTGAGGGGGCTCCCTTACACCGCTGCCATAGAGGACATCCTGGAGTTCATGGGTGAACACGCCATCGACATCAAGCCCCACGGCGTCCATATGGTGCTCAACCAGCAG GGCCGCCCCTCCGGAGACGCCTTCATCCAGATGAAGTCCTCGGACCGGGCATTCATGCTGGCTCAAAAGTGCCACAAGAAGATGATGAAGGACCGCTATGTGGAGGTGTTCCAGTGTTCGGCAGAGGAGATGAGCTTCGTGCTAATGGGGGGCACGCTCAACCGCAGTGGCCTGTCTCCCCCACCCTGCAAGCTGCCAT GCCTGTCTCCCCCAGCCTACGCTGCATACCCTGCTTCTGCCGCCTTGCTGCCCGCGGAGGCAGCCCTGTACCAGCCCCCCCTGCTGGCCACACCGCGTGCCCCCCAGCCCCCGACCCACAGCGCTGCCCCTGCCCTGGCCTTCTACCCACCCCAGTCCCACGCCCAGCTctacatgaacatgaacatgaactaCACCGCCTATTACCCCAG cccccctgtctccccctccACGGTGAGCTACTTTGCGGCGCCCCCTGGTGCCATGACGGCCGCAGTggcggccccgcccgcccctccCATGCTGCCCCAGCACGGAGCCCTGGTCAGGATGCAGGGCCTGCCCTACAACACCGGCGTCAAGGACATCCTCAGCTTCTTCCAGGGCTACCAG GTCCTGCCAGACGCCGTCCTCCTGTTGTACAACTTCAGCGGCCAGTGCAGCGGCGAGGCCCTGGTGACCTTCCCCAGCGAGGAGGCCGCGCGGCGGGCTGTGGCCGAGCGATCCAACCACCCCCTCTCCGGACACCCCATCCACCTGGCCTGCTGCAGCTGA
- the LOC133111314 gene encoding epithelial splicing regulatory protein 2 isoform X2: MASHSDTLVVFFGATAGANGGKLGSDEREIILLVWQIVDLHEKKVGKLHRCLVKPDSLELTDQCKEETGLTWEELCKAEPLDGALQQFQQSVSSELKALGRSSYTLCVDGPLIVRQAFHPEASKKNLLLPDCFYSFVDLKKEFQKCCPNDGPAKDLTLSSMLEYVGIPALVEQVVGVQEVRSMVLLILCLLSEPYNHKFTCYETVKYKFESGACSKTEAVDSETVIRARGLPWQSSDQDIARFFKGINIAKGGVALCLNAQGRRNGEALVRFVSPEHRDLALERHKHHMGSRYIEVYKATGEEFLKIAGGTSNEVAQFLSKENQVIIRMRGLPFTATPENVLGFLGPESPVTDGSEGLLFVKYPDGRPTGDAFVLFACEEYAQNALKKHKHILGKRYIELFRSTAAEVQQVLNRYMSTPLISTLPPPPIVSMPVLATPPFLTSSSCRDCVRLRGLPYTAAIEDILEFMGEHAIDIKPHGVHMVLNQQGRPSGDAFIQMKSSDRAFMLAQKCHKKMMKDRYVEVFQCSAEEMSFVLMGGTLNRSGLSPPPCKLPCLSPPAYAAYPASAALLPAEAALYQPPLLATPRAPQPPTHSAAPALAFYPPQSHAQLYMNMNMNYTAYYPSPPVSPSTVSYFAAPPGAMTAAVAAPPAPPMLPQHGALVRMQGLPYNTGVKDILSFFQGYQYAPDDYSSLIQLSDQGRGLIQPKEWLCL, encoded by the exons ATGGCTTCGCACAGTGATACTCTGGTGGTGTTCTTTGGGGCAACAGCTGGTGCAAATGGGGGTAAACTGGGTTCGGATGAGAGGGAAATAATTCTCTTGGTGTGGCAAATTGTGGATCTACATGAAAAAAAG GTGGGGAAACTTCATAGGTGTCTTGTAAAGCCAGACAGTTTGGAATTGACAGACCAATGTAAGGAGGAGACGGGACTGACTTGGGAGGAACTCTGCAAGGCCGAACCTCTGGACGGCGCCTTGCAACAG ttCCAGCAGTCTGTCTCCAGTGAGCTCAAGGCCCTGGGGAGAAGCTCCTACACGCTCTGTGTGGACGGGCCTCTGATCGTTAGGCAGGCATTTCACCCCGAAGCCTCCAAAAAG aacctgcttcttccagactgtttttattcttttgtgGACCTGAAGAAAGAGTTTCAGAAATGCTGTCCGAACGACGGCCCAGCGAAGGACCTGACCCTGTCCTCCATGTTGGAGT ACGTGGGTATCCCTGCGCTGGTGGAGCAGGTGGTGGGGGTGCAGGAGGTGAGGAGCATGGTTCTGCTGATTCTGTGCCTCCTGTCTGAACCCTACA ATCACAAATTCACCTGCTATGAAACGGTGAAGTACAAATTTGAATCGGGAGCATG CAGTAAGACCGAGGCGGTGGACAGCGAGACGGTCATCCGAGCCAGAGGACTTCCATGGCAGTCATCTGACCAAGACATAGCCCGCTTCTTCAAGGGCATCAACATTGCCAA GGGTGGTGTGGCCCTGTGCCTGAATGCTCAGGGCAGGAGGAACGGAGAGGCTCTGGTGCGCTTCGTTAGCCCTGAGCACAGAGACCTGGCTCTGGAGCGCCACAAACACCACATGGGGAGCCGCTACATCGAA GTCTACAAGGCGACTGGAGAAGAATTCTTGAAGATAGCAGGag GCACTTCCAATGAAGTGGCCCAGTTCCTGTCCAAGGAGAACCAGGTGATCATCCGCATGCGCGGGCTGCCCTTCACGGCCACCCCCGAGAACGTGCTGGGCTTCCTGGGGCCGGAGAGCCCTGTGACCGACGGCAGCGAGGGGCTGCTCTTCGTCAAGTACCCCGACGGGCGCCCCACCGGAGACGCCTTCGTGCTCTTCGCCTGCGAGGAGTACGCCCAGAACGCCCTGAAGAAGCACAAGCACATCCTGGGCAAGAGATATATCGAGCTGTTCCGCAGCACTGCTGCAGAGGTCCAGCAG GTTCTGAACCGCTACATGTCCACCCCTCTGATCTCCAcgctgcccccgccccccatagTGTCCATGCCCGTGCTGGCCACCCCACCCTTCCTCACCTCCAGCAGCTGCCGGGACTGCGTGAGGCTGAGGGGGCTCCCTTACACCGCTGCCATAGAGGACATCCTGGAGTTCATGGGTGAACACGCCATCGACATCAAGCCCCACGGCGTCCATATGGTGCTCAACCAGCAG GGCCGCCCCTCCGGAGACGCCTTCATCCAGATGAAGTCCTCGGACCGGGCATTCATGCTGGCTCAAAAGTGCCACAAGAAGATGATGAAGGACCGCTATGTGGAGGTGTTCCAGTGTTCGGCAGAGGAGATGAGCTTCGTGCTAATGGGGGGCACGCTCAACCGCAGTGGCCTGTCTCCCCCACCCTGCAAGCTGCCAT GCCTGTCTCCCCCAGCCTACGCTGCATACCCTGCTTCTGCCGCCTTGCTGCCCGCGGAGGCAGCCCTGTACCAGCCCCCCCTGCTGGCCACACCGCGTGCCCCCCAGCCCCCGACCCACAGCGCTGCCCCTGCCCTGGCCTTCTACCCACCCCAGTCCCACGCCCAGCTctacatgaacatgaacatgaactaCACCGCCTATTACCCCAG cccccctgtctccccctccACGGTGAGCTACTTTGCGGCGCCCCCTGGTGCCATGACGGCCGCAGTggcggccccgcccgcccctccCATGCTGCCCCAGCACGGAGCCCTGGTCAGGATGCAGGGCCTGCCCTACAACACCGGCGTCAAGGACATCCTCAGCTTCTTCCAGGGCTACCAG TACGCTCCCGATGACTACAGCAGCCTGATACAGCTGAGTGATCAGGGCCGTGGCCTGATCCAACCCAAAGAGTGGCTCTGTCTATAA